The genomic region TGGCGCCGTGGGGGCTGCGGTTCAACGTGTCGGTCATGGCGAGCGCCCTGATGTGCGCGGGCGCGTTGTGGTTCGCGATCGAGCTGCAGACCGGGGAGGCGCCGGGCATTGCGGAGCGGGTGGTGACATTCGTTCAGGCCGTGTGGCCACTGGTGGTGGCCGTCTCCTGCCGGCTGTGGCCCGGCGTCTCAGTGGCGACGGGGCTGTGACGTACGGAACAGACAGGGCCCGAGGGGCAAGGCGGGCGCTGTCCGCGATCAGGCCGCCGATCGCGCACGCCGCCTGAAGCGGAAAAGCGGCCCCTGACCGACGTTGCCGCCGGCCAGGGGCCCTTCTGACGCGATCCGATCAGGTCAGCCGTCGGACTCCGCCGACGGGATGTACGCACCCGGCACGTCCTGGGGCGCGAAGATCTTCTCCTCGCCGGGGTAGGCCCGCTTCCAGTTGTGTGTCTGGTACCAGGTGAAGTGGTTCATCTGTGCGGGGTTCGCATAGTCGGCCACGGCGTTGGGCCCGGTCAGCCGCTGCTGCGACTTCCAGTGGTCCCACTGCGAAGCGAGCGGCTGCATGTCCGCCGGCACCTTCGCCGAGGGCACGGCCGCCGCCTTCGGGTTCTGCGGAGCCGGGGTGTCCAGGCCGCAGGAGGGCGGGGTCGCCAGACCGTCGGTCAGCGATGTCCGGTTGGCCAGGGCGTTGAACGGGGCGAGGTTCGCCTTTTTCGTGAACGCCCCGGTCATCGGGGTGGCCGCACTGTCCTTCTGGTTCATCGGGTGGATCCCGAGGATCTGCTCGATGGTGCGGATCATCGTGATCTGGGAGTAGTAGTGGCTGTCGACGACACCGTGCTGCGCGTAGGGGCTGATGACCTGGATCGGGGCGCGGTGGCCGTCGACGTGGTCGAGGCCCGCCTGGGAGTCGTCCTCGGCCACGAAGATCGCCGAGTCCTTCCAGTACGTGCTGTGCGAGATCTCGTCGACCATCTTGCCGACGGCGAGGTCGTTGTCCGCGACCTGGGATGCCGCGTTCGCCGGTCCGCCGGTGTGGTCGCTGGAGAGCCAGAACATGTTCAGGTTCGCAGGGCCGTTCTTCTCGAAGTCCTGCTTCCAGATCTCCTGCCGGTAGACGTCCGGGACGCTGGTGTCGAACTTCGGGAAGCCGTGCACCGAGACGTCGTTGAGCGACGGGATCGGCGAGGACGAGACCAGGGGGTAGGCAGTGCCCTTCCCGGTCGCCGCCATGTTCTTGCTGTCGCAGTACAGGTTCTGCCAGCTGGCGCCCGCGGGTTTGGTCAGGAACTGCTGGAACTCGCCGAAGTCGCGTACGGACTTGTCGGCCGCCTGCGCGCCGGTCCAGAGGAAGCCGCTCTTCTGGTGGCCGAGGGCGTCGTCCTCGGTGTCGTAGCTGCGCAGGTACTCACCGGCCGAGGACTCCGTGTATTCGGGGTTGTCGGCCTGCATGAGCCAGTTGTGACCTTCGGCGGAGTTCGTGCCGATGTCGTAGGTGTTGTCGTACAGACCGAACTGCTCGGCGAGTGCGTGCTGGTTCGGTGTCACGTTCTCACCGAACTGGGTCAGGGACGGGTCGCCGTTGCCCTTCGGGATGTCGCCGAGTACCTGGTCGTAGGTCCGGTTCTCCTTGACGATCAGGAAGACGTGCTTGATGGTCGAGGGGTCGCCGAGCCGCGCGGGGACCGGTACGGGCTTCGCCCTGCTCTTGCCCTTCGCCACCTTGACGGAGCCGTTGGTCCAGCCGTTCTGCTTGAAGACCTTGGCCGTCTCGGACTTGATGGTCCGGTCGTCGGGCAGCGTGAACCGCGTCAGGCTCGACGTCGTGTCATGGGTGCTGTGTCCGGCTCCGGAGGTGGTGCGGCGGGCGTCGATGCCACGGGTGTGGGAGACCACCACCTGGCTGCCCACGGTGGCGATCTCTGCGGGGAAGTAGTCCGTCGGGAGCAGGCCGACGTAGCTGACCGGCTCCTGCGGGCCCATGTACCGGTAGACGGCGACCGCGTTCGCGCGGCCGAGTGTCACGAGCAGGTGGCCGTCGTCGGTGAGTGTCACCGCGTCGGGTTCGTACCCGACCGACGCCTCCGGCCACGGCCGGGTGGCGATGGTCTGCACGACCTTGTCGTTGGCGGTCCTGATGACCGACACGTCGTTGGTGGCGGTGTTGGTGACGAACACCGCCCCCTTCTTGGCGTACATCGCGGTCGGGTGCAGACCGACGCTGATACTCCCGACGGCGGCAGCCGGTTTCTTCAGGTCGATGACGCTGACCGTGCCGGTGGTGGTGGCAGCGGTCACCGGGTCGGCCGGCACGGGGGTGTTGTAGGAGTTGACCGTGGTCTCGCCGGGCCTCGCCGGACGCCCGCCCTCGTTGCTGACGTAGAGCTTGCCGCCGGCCTCGACCATGCCGCGCGGGGCGTTGCCCACGGCCCAGCTCTGCTGGATGGCCCCGGTCGCCGCGTCGATCGCGACGACCCGGTTCTGGCCGTTGACCGCGGAGTACACGGTGGCGCCGTCGGGTGAGAACACCGCCGCGGCCACCAGCGCGTGCCTGGGACCGTCCGCCGGGATCTTGACGTACGTCGGGTCGGCGACGCTGCCGTCCGGGTTCACGGTGAACCTGGTGTAGCCGTCGGTCTGACCCAGCCACAGCTGCTTGCCGTCGGGCGAGTACGTGGGGCCTTCCTGGCCCACGTCGTTGCCCTTGATGCGCGGGTTCGACGACGCGGCGTTGCTGACGAGCTGCTGCACCTTCCAGTTCTTCAGGTCCACGATGGACAGCGCGGCTCCGCCGTCGGTGACCGAGGCCGCGAGGTGGGTGCCGTCCGGGCTGACCGAGGACGACATGATCTTGCCGTTGTCGAGGGCGAGACGGTCGCCGTACGGGGCGATGTACTGGTCGCTGGAGATGACCTGGCCCTGACGGGTGGTCCGGCCGACCTGATCGGTGCCGAACTGCTGTGTCTGGGCGAAGGCGGTGCCCGCGGCAGCGACGGCGACAGCGGTGATGCCTGCCGTCACCACGGGTATCCGGCCGATGCGTCTGCCGAGGATGCGTCTGCCGAGAAGGCCGGGTCGGCCCTCCTCGACATGCCTGCGGCGGCGTGTTACCTGCATGGAGTCATCCCTTCGTGGTGCCGA from Streptomyces sp. NBC_01267 harbors:
- a CDS encoding bifunctional YncE family protein/alkaline phosphatase family protein, with amino-acid sequence MQVTRRRRHVEEGRPGLLGRRILGRRIGRIPVVTAGITAVAVAAAGTAFAQTQQFGTDQVGRTTRQGQVISSDQYIAPYGDRLALDNGKIMSSSVSPDGTHLAASVTDGGAALSIVDLKNWKVQQLVSNAASSNPRIKGNDVGQEGPTYSPDGKQLWLGQTDGYTRFTVNPDGSVADPTYVKIPADGPRHALVAAAVFSPDGATVYSAVNGQNRVVAIDAATGAIQQSWAVGNAPRGMVEAGGKLYVSNEGGRPARPGETTVNSYNTPVPADPVTAATTTGTVSVIDLKKPAAAVGSISVGLHPTAMYAKKGAVFVTNTATNDVSVIRTANDKVVQTIATRPWPEASVGYEPDAVTLTDDGHLLVTLGRANAVAVYRYMGPQEPVSYVGLLPTDYFPAEIATVGSQVVVSHTRGIDARRTTSGAGHSTHDTTSSLTRFTLPDDRTIKSETAKVFKQNGWTNGSVKVAKGKSRAKPVPVPARLGDPSTIKHVFLIVKENRTYDQVLGDIPKGNGDPSLTQFGENVTPNQHALAEQFGLYDNTYDIGTNSAEGHNWLMQADNPEYTESSAGEYLRSYDTEDDALGHQKSGFLWTGAQAADKSVRDFGEFQQFLTKPAGASWQNLYCDSKNMAATGKGTAYPLVSSSPIPSLNDVSVHGFPKFDTSVPDVYRQEIWKQDFEKNGPANLNMFWLSSDHTGGPANAASQVADNDLAVGKMVDEISHSTYWKDSAIFVAEDDSQAGLDHVDGHRAPIQVISPYAQHGVVDSHYYSQITMIRTIEQILGIHPMNQKDSAATPMTGAFTKKANLAPFNALANRTSLTDGLATPPSCGLDTPAPQNPKAAAVPSAKVPADMQPLASQWDHWKSQQRLTGPNAVADYANPAQMNHFTWYQTHNWKRAYPGEEKIFAPQDVPGAYIPSAESDG